One Euphorbia lathyris chromosome 1, ddEupLath1.1, whole genome shotgun sequence DNA segment encodes these proteins:
- the LOC136209496 gene encoding putative glycerol-3-phosphate transporter 4, with the protein MDRISDLRRNAPPGILLFRSIRGRDWTLNTYRYVILLVTFIAYACYHASRKPTSIVKSVLYPEPPKSTGAYPWPIGKVFVKDEFLDTSKVAHEERGWYPFNGPDGTSKLGEIDVAFLACYSLGMYVAGHLGDTLDLRLFLTTGMIGSGIFVGLFGMGYFWNVHLFWFYLVMQMFAGLFQATGWPSVVAVIGNWFGKRKRGLIMGIWNAHTSVGNISGSLLAASVLEYGWGLSFILPGALIVMGGILVFFFLAAYPEDVGFPCVNGLDAKVETVSCDLETQIPKANAEQGVKNDIMQNGSAYKKSVGLYEACWIPGVIPFALCLFFSKLVAYTFLYWLPFYLSQTEIGGEYVSVKSAGNLSTLFDVGGIVGGILAGYLSDKLKARATTAASFTYLAIPALFLYRWYGSVSKTVNIMLMMIAGLFVNGPYALITTAVSADLGTHSSLRGDSRALATVTAIIDGTGSLGAALGPLLTGFLSTKGWDAVFGMLMVGALVAGLLLSRQVAAEITERTSKPSSVGWQSHQGRASQPLLSDQK; encoded by the exons ATGGATCGAATTTCTGATTTGAGGAGGAATGCGCCGCCCGGGATTTTGCTTTTCAGAAGCATAAGAGGTAGAGATTGGACTCTTAATACATACAGATATGTTATTTTGTTGGTTACTTTCATCGCATATGCTTGTTACCATGCCTCTAGAAAACCGACTAGCATAGTCAAGAGTGTATTGTATCCCGAACCCCCAAAAAGCACAGGCGCTTACCCTTGGCCAATTGGTAAAGTCTTCGTTAAAGATGAATTTTTGGATACCAGCAAAGTTGCGCATGAAGAAAGAGGATGGTATCCTTTCAATGGGCCGGATGGGACATCGAAATTGGGTGAGATTGATGTTGCTTTTCTTGCTTGTTACTCTTTAGGTATGTATGTTGCTGGTCATTTAGGGGATACATTGGATTTGAGGTTGTTTTTGACTACTGGAATGATTGGTAGTGGAATTTTTGTGGGATTATTTGGTATGGGATACTTTTGGAATGTTCATTTGTTTTGGTTCTATTTGGTTATGCAAATGTTTGCTGGTTTATTTCAGGCCACCGGTTGGCCTTCTGTTGTGGCTGTTATTGGTAATTGGTTTGGGAAAAGAAAGAGGGGTTTGATAATGGGAATTTGGAATGCACATACCTCAGTTGGGAATATTAGTGGTTCTCTTCTTGCTGCTAGTGTTTTGGAGTATGGTTGGGGATTGTCTTTTATACTTCCTGGAGCACTTATTGTAATGGGAGGgattttagttttctttttcttggctGCTTATCCTGAAGATGTTGGATTTCCTTGTGTGAATGGCCTTGATGCAAAGGTAGAAACTGTGTCTTGTGATTTGGAGACGCAGATACCAAAAGCAAATGCAGAGCAGGGGGTGAAGAATGATATTATGCAGAACGGATCTGCATATAAGAAAAGTGTTGGGCTTTATGAAGCATGTTGGATTCCAGGAGTTATACCATTTGCATTGTGCTTGTTTTTCTCCAAGCTTGTGGCTTACACATTTTTGTACTGGCTACCATTTTATCTCAGCCAGACAG AAATTGGAGGAGAGTATGTGTCTGTGAAGTCTGCCGGAAATTTATCTACTCTATTTGATGTCGGGGGCATTGTTGGTGGGATTCTTGCTGGTTACCTATCTGATAAACTTAAAGCTCGAGCTACAACGGCAGCCAGTTTTACATATCTTGCAATTCCTGCCTTGTTCTTATACCGGTGGTATGGTAGCGTCTCAAAGACTGTGAACATTATGCTCATGATGATTGCTGGCTTGTTTGTAAATGGGCCATATGCACTCATCACAACTGCAGTTTCCGCGGACCTTGGGACGCACAGTTCTCTGAGAGGGGATTCTCGAGCACTAGCAACAGTGACTGCCATTATTGATGGTACTGGCTCACTTGGTGCAGCTCTTGGTCCTCTTCTAACTGGGTTCCTTTCAACTAAGGGATGGGATGCAGTTTTTGGGATGCTGATGGTTGGCGCTCTTGTTGCGGGCCTTCTTTTATCACGTCAGGTAGCAGCTGAAATTACTGAGAGAACCAGTAAACCTTCTTCGGTTGGATGGCAAAGTCATCAAG GTCGGGCATCTCAACCACTTTTAAGCGACCAGAAATGA